A genomic stretch from Ovis canadensis isolate MfBH-ARS-UI-01 breed Bighorn chromosome 5, ARS-UI_OviCan_v2, whole genome shotgun sequence includes:
- the LOC138440404 gene encoding LOW QUALITY PROTEIN: protocadherin beta-7-like (The sequence of the model RefSeq protein was modified relative to this genomic sequence to represent the inferred CDS: inserted 1 base in 1 codon), with the protein MDARVECAVQQRQVLFLCVFLGMSWAAEEPLMYFVEEEAERGTFLANLAHDLGLRMEELSAREPRVISDQKIGFLLLDPLTGDLSLNEKLDREELCGLKEPCVLPFQLLMEKPFEIFRAKLWVRDINDHSPVFLDREIPLKILESTTPGAAFLLQSAQDSDIGTNNVRNYTISPNAYFHISVHNGAEGIIYPELVLDRPLDREEVPELSLILTALDGGSPVRSGTTLVRILVWDTNDNAPEFVQPLYKVQLCEDSPVGSLVVTVSARDLDTGSNGEIVYAFFYATERILKTFQINPTSGSVYLRAELNYEVMQTYTLTIQAKDGGGLSGKCTVVVQVTDINDNPPELLMSSLTSPIQENSLETVVAVFRVRDRDSGNNAKMVCSIQDDLPFVLKPSVENYYTLVTDSPLDREERAEYNITITVTDMGTPRLKTEHNITVLVSDVNDNAPAFTQTSYTLWVRENNSPTLHIGSVSATDTDAGANAQVTYSLLPSSDSPVPLASLVSINPDNGHLFALTSLDHEALRAFEFRVGATDRGSPALSSQALVRVLVADANDNAPFVLYPLQNASAPCTELVPRAAEPGYLVTKVVAVDGDAGQNAWLSYQLLKATEPGLFGVWAHNGEVRTARLLSERDAPKQRLVVLVKDNGEPPLSASVTLHVLLVDGFSQPYLPPPEAEAAAAAPADPLTVYLVVALASVSSLFLFSVLVFVAVRLCRRGGAGSAGRCPVPEGHFPGHLVDVSGTGTLSQSYQYEVCLTGGYGTGEFKFXKPILPSLASQSIGREVEEYPSYQNDLGL; encoded by the exons ATGGACGCCAGAGTGGAATGTGCTGTGCAGCAAAGGCAAGTCCTCTTTCTTTGTGTATTTCTGGGAATGTCCTGGGCTGCTGAGGAACCGCTAATGTATTTTGTGGAGGAGGAAGCTGAGAGAGGCACCTTTCTGGCCAACCTAGCACATGACCTGGGGTTGCGGATGGAGGAACTATCAGCCAGGGAGCCTAGAGTCATTTCAGACCAGAAAATAGGATTTTTACTACTCGATCCGCTTACTGGTGATTTATCTCTAAATGAGAAATTAGACCGAGAGGAACTGTGCGGCCTCAAAGAGCCTTGTGTGCTACCGTTCCAGCTGTTAATGGAAAAGCCTTTTGAGATTTTCCGTGCTAAATTATGGGTTAGAGATATCAATGATCATTCTCCAGTATTTCTGGATAGAGAGATTCCCttgaaaatattagaaagtaCCACCCCAGGGGCGGCATTTCTTCTACAAAGTGCACAGGATTCAGATATAGGAACCAATAACGTGAGAAACTACACCATCAGCCCCAATGCCTATTTCCACATTAGTGTTCATAATGGTGCAGAGGGGATTATCTATCCTGAATTGGTCCTGGATAGACCGTTGGATCGAGAAGAGGTGCCTGAACTCAGTTTAATCCTCACCGCCTTGGATGGTGGCTCTCCAGTCAGATCTGGGACTACCCTGGTGCGCATCCTGGTTTGGGACACAAATGACAACGCGCCTGAATTTGTACAGCCTCTCTACAAGGTGCAGTTGTGTGAGGATAGCCCTGTGGGCTCTCTGGTTGTCACTGTCTCAGCTAGAGATTTAGATACGGGAAGTAATGGGGAAATAGTTTATGCATTTTTTTATGCTACTGAAAGAATTCTCAAAACATTTCAAATCAATCCAACATCCGGCAGTGTTTATCTCAGAGCTGAATTGAACTATGAGGTAATGCAAACTTACACATTAACTATTCAGGCCAAAGATGGCGGAGGACTTTCAGGAAAATGTACGGTGGTGGTTCAGGTAACAGATATAAACGACAATCCACCAGAACTGCTCATGTCATCACTTACTAGCCCAATTCAAGAAAATTCACTTGAAACAGTCGTAGCTGTTTTTAGGGTTCGAGACAGAGATTCGGGGAACAATGCAAAGATGGTGTGTTCTATCCAAGACGATCTCCCCTTCGTCCTGAAGCCATCTGTAGAGAATTACTACACCTTGGTAACCGACAGTCCACTGGACAGAGAGGAAAGAGCCGAGTACAACATCACCATCACGGTCACAGACATGGGAACCCCCAGACTGAAAACCGAGCACAACATAACCGTGCTGGTGTCCGACGTCAACGACAACGCCCCCGCCTTCACCCAGACCTCCTACACCCTGTGGGTCCGTGAGAACAACAGCCCCACTCTGCACATCGGCAGCGTCAGCGCCACAGACACAGACGCCGGCGCCAACGCCCAGGTCACCTACTCGCTGCTGCCGTCCTCCGACTCGCCCGTGCCCCTCGCCTCCCTCGTGTCCATCAACCCCGACAACGGCCACCTCTTCGCCCTCACGTCCCTGGACCACGAGGCCCTGCGGGCTTTCGAGTTCCGCGTGGGCGCCACCGACCGCGGCTCGCCCGCGCTCAGCAGCCAGGCGCTGGTGCGCGTGCTCGTGGCGGACGCCAACGACAACGCGCCCTTCGTGCTCTACCCGCTGCAGAACGCCTCGGCGCCCTGCACCGAGCTGGTGCCCAGGGCGGCCGAGCCGGGCTACCTGGTGACCAAGGTGGTGGCGGTGGACGGCGACGCGGGCCAGAACGCCTGGCTGTCGTACCAGCTGCTCAAGGCCACGGAGCCCGGGCTGTTCGGCGTGTGGGCGCACAACGGCGAGGTGCGCACGGCGCGGCTGCTGAGCGAGCGCGACGCGCCCAAGCAGCGGCTGGTGGTGCTGGTCAAGGACAACGGCGAGCCGCCGCTGTCGGCCAGCGTCACGCTGCACGTGCTGCTGGTGGACGGCTTCTCGCAGCCCTACCTGCCGCCGCCGGAAGCGGAAGCGGCGGCCGCGGCGCCGGCCGACCCGCTCACCGTCTACCTGGTGGTGGCCTTGGCGTCGGTGTCGTCGCTCTTCCTCTTCTCGGTGCTGGTGTTCGTGGCGGTGCGGCTGtgcaggaggggcggggcgggctcgGCGGGTCGCTGCCCGGTGCCCGAGGGCCACTTCCCAGGCCACCTGGTGGACGTCAGCGGCACGGGGACCCTGTCGCAGAGCTACCAGTATGAGGTGTGTCTGACGGGAGGCTATGGTACTGGCGAGTTCAAAT TGAAGCCGATTCTCCCCAGTCTCGCATCCCAGAGCATAGGCAGGGAAGTGGAAGAATATCCCTCATATCAGAATGATTTGGGTctgtga